The Nocardioides marmorisolisilvae genomic interval GATTGCGAGGGCGGCGTACTCGGACGGGTCGCCGAGCCGCGCCGGGAAGGGCACCTGCTGGCCCAGCGACTCCCTGGCGGCTTCAGGCAGCACGCCCATCATGGGGGTGAGGAACAGCCCCGGCGCGATGGTTGCCACCCGGATCCCGTACCGCGCAAGCTCGCGGGCGATCGGGAGCGTCATGGCGACAACTCCGCCCTTGGAGGCCGAGTAGGCGGCTTGGCCGATCTGGCCGTCGAAGGCGGCGACCGAGGCGGTGTTGATGATCACACCACGCTCGCCGCTCGGGCCAGGCTCGGCGGCGCTCATCGCGGCGGCGGCGAGCCTGATCACGTTGAACGTACCGGCGAGGTTCACCTCGAGAACCTTCATAAAGTCCTCGAGTTGGTGAGGCCCGGACCTGCCGAGCACCTTTTGGGCGACGCCGATTCCGGCGCAGTTGACCACCCCGCAGAGCGGTCCCGGCTGGTGGCTGGCGACTTCGACCGCGTGGGCCACCGCGCCGGCGTCGGTGACGTCGGTCTCGACGAAGACGGCGCCGGCGGGCGCTGTCCCGGCGCGGTCGGCGACGACGACGTGCGCGCCTCGCTCGAGTAGGGCGGCGGTGGTCGCGCCTCCGAGCCCGGATGCGCCTCCGGTGACGAGGAAGGTGTGGTTGCTGATCTCCATGTCGTTGCTCCTCAGGCGATGCGCTCGATGATCGTGGCGTTGGCCATGCCACCGCCCTCGCAGATGGTGAGCAGGCCGTAGCGGGCCTCGCGGCGCTCGAGCTCGTTGACGAGCTGGGTCAGCAGGCGCGCGCCGGTCGAGCCGAGCGGGTGGCCGATGGCGATGGATCCGCCGTTGACGTTGAGCTGGTCCTCCGGGTAGCCGAACTCCTCGCACCACAGCAGCGGGACCGGCGAGAAGGCCTCGTTGACCTCGACGAGGTCGATGTCGCCGACGGTCAGGCCGGCCTGGTCCAGGGCCTTCTGACTGGCTGGGATGATGGCCGTGAACTGAAGC includes:
- a CDS encoding SDR family NAD(P)-dependent oxidoreductase codes for the protein MEISNHTFLVTGGASGLGGATTAALLERGAHVVVADRAGTAPAGAVFVETDVTDAGAVAHAVEVASHQPGPLCGVVNCAGIGVAQKVLGRSGPHQLEDFMKVLEVNLAGTFNVIRLAAAAMSAAEPGPSGERGVIINTASVAAFDGQIGQAAYSASKGGVVAMTLPIARELARYGIRVATIAPGLFLTPMMGVLPEAARESLGQQVPFPARLGDPSEYAALAIHIIENQMVNGEVIRLDGALRMAAR